In the genome of Coraliomargarita algicola, one region contains:
- a CDS encoding DUF4381 family protein, with product MFLAQLPASAPKLPALPEGPTFERVRGPIEIPSYEPWQITLAILATIFFLAILTWQILRNRRKTSTPTPPYQVALAELETAEQLTDNDDERFAILCSQALRRYLEDALHLHSRARTSQEFLHNLKGNPHLDQNFQDTLAETLTQFDQIKFAQKPVSQEVRIHISTTVRQLIEQAHTITQEEGTHK from the coding sequence ATGTTTCTCGCTCAATTGCCAGCAAGCGCCCCCAAACTACCGGCCCTCCCAGAGGGACCAACGTTTGAGCGCGTACGTGGACCGATCGAAATCCCAAGCTACGAACCGTGGCAAATCACACTGGCGATCCTCGCGACAATCTTCTTTTTAGCGATCCTCACTTGGCAAATATTACGAAATCGACGCAAGACAAGCACACCCACACCGCCCTACCAAGTAGCACTAGCCGAACTAGAAACGGCCGAACAACTCACCGACAACGACGACGAACGATTCGCCATCCTCTGTTCCCAAGCCCTCCGCCGCTACCTGGAAGATGCCCTACACTTGCACAGTCGCGCACGAACCAGCCAAGAATTCCTGCACAACTTGAAAGGCAACCCTCACTTGGATCAAAACTTTCAGGACACACTCGCCGAGACGCTTACCCAGTTTGATCAAATAAAATTCGCACAAAAACCAGTGAGTCAGGAAGTGCGTATTCATATCTCGACTACGGTGCGTCAACTAATCGAACAAGCGCATACCATCACTCAAGAGGAAGGAACACACAAATGA
- a CDS encoding VWA domain-containing protein encodes MTFFQFDDPAFFFLLLLLPILAWWAGRMGPEAAIRFSSTALVKNISQNRHSRPGKFLFGLRLLALGTLITALARPQIGRMNDSTEAEGIDIVVTLDLSGSMRALDLSTRDDIVTRLDAAKRVVDSFIDKRTYDRIGLVAFAANAYVVSPLTLNHDWLKRNLRRLELGEIDGGGTAIGTALGASANRLRDHEARSRIIILLTDGENNAGTLSPIAAAEVAKTMGVKIYTIATGKKGRVPIPETDRNGRIVRDNKGAPVYRGRSDISNYDETELTQIAELTGGRFFNATEDGDLERIYDEIDQLETTEIELRSYATFTELFVWPASLGLLLLALEQLLRNTRYRRLP; translated from the coding sequence ATGACTTTCTTCCAGTTCGACGACCCCGCATTTTTCTTTCTACTTCTACTGCTACCGATTTTGGCATGGTGGGCTGGACGCATGGGGCCGGAAGCCGCGATTCGTTTTTCCAGCACCGCTTTGGTCAAAAACATTAGCCAGAATCGCCATAGCCGCCCAGGAAAGTTTTTATTCGGCCTACGGCTGTTGGCTTTGGGCACATTGATCACCGCACTCGCTCGTCCGCAAATCGGCCGAATGAACGATAGCACCGAAGCCGAAGGCATTGACATCGTCGTGACACTTGACCTCTCAGGCTCAATGCGGGCACTCGACCTCTCCACTCGTGACGACATCGTTACCCGCCTCGACGCCGCCAAGCGCGTGGTCGACAGCTTTATTGACAAGCGCACATACGATCGCATCGGTCTGGTAGCCTTCGCAGCCAACGCATACGTAGTCAGCCCACTCACCCTCAACCACGATTGGCTCAAGCGCAACCTGAGACGCCTCGAACTCGGCGAAATCGACGGCGGCGGCACCGCCATCGGCACCGCGCTCGGCGCCAGCGCCAATCGCTTGCGCGATCACGAAGCACGCAGCCGCATCATCATTCTTTTAACTGATGGTGAAAACAATGCAGGCACGCTTTCGCCAATCGCCGCCGCGGAAGTCGCCAAGACCATGGGAGTGAAAATCTACACCATCGCAACTGGTAAAAAAGGCCGCGTTCCGATCCCTGAAACGGATCGCAACGGCCGCATCGTCCGAGACAACAAAGGGGCCCCCGTCTATCGTGGACGCAGCGACATATCCAACTACGATGAAACAGAACTCACCCAAATCGCAGAGCTCACGGGGGGACGCTTTTTCAACGCAACTGAAGATGGAGACCTGGAACGAATCTACGACGAAATTGACCAACTGGAAACCACCGAAATCGAGCTGCGCTCCTACGCCACATTCACCGAACTGTTCGTATGGCCTGCCAGCCTCGGTCTGCTACTCCTCGCACTAGAACAACTCCTTCGTAACACACGCTACCGCCGCCTGCCATGA
- a CDS encoding sigma-54 dependent transcriptional regulator, protein MPATILIVDDEKNTREGLALALEEEYEVYMASGAEEAFNLMDAEVFDVVLTDLRMAGKSGLKVIDRAIALPNRPICIMMTAYGSVETAVEAMRRGAFDFLTKPVSLEKLEILIKRALQSRHIEEENVVLHERLDKKYSFDGIVGNSPGLTDVLDKVKLVAPSKATVLLEGETGTGKELIAQAIHQNSQRARQAFVPIHCAALAANLLESELFGHEKGAYTGATERRIGRFEAADGGTLFLDEIGEIDASTQVKLLRFLETRSFERLGSSKSVSVDVRLVCATNRNLAEMAKRGEFREDLLYRLNVVTIHLPPLRERQEDLPVLLNHYIDYFAEENELEPPELSEGALRLLRAYRWPGNIRELRNFCENTVVLKRGNQVTEYDLDPKYHNQAVAVAMETPTLSSSPTLSKEENEKRLLRNALIKANGNRTHAAELMGISRRTLHRKLIQWPELDVHK, encoded by the coding sequence ATGCCAGCAACTATATTAATTGTCGATGATGAGAAAAACACCCGTGAAGGTCTCGCTCTAGCACTCGAGGAGGAGTATGAAGTCTATATGGCTTCGGGCGCGGAGGAAGCATTTAACCTGATGGATGCGGAGGTTTTTGATGTAGTTTTGACCGACCTTAGAATGGCGGGAAAGTCAGGGCTTAAGGTGATCGATCGAGCGATTGCACTGCCCAATCGCCCCATTTGTATCATGATGACGGCTTACGGCAGTGTGGAAACTGCGGTCGAAGCGATGCGGCGTGGTGCATTCGACTTTCTGACGAAGCCCGTGAGTCTGGAGAAGCTGGAAATTTTAATTAAGCGTGCGTTGCAAAGCCGTCATATCGAGGAGGAAAACGTTGTTTTGCATGAGCGCTTGGATAAGAAATACAGTTTTGACGGCATCGTGGGGAATTCGCCTGGGCTCACTGATGTGCTGGATAAGGTCAAACTCGTCGCTCCCTCTAAGGCGACCGTCCTATTGGAAGGAGAAACCGGTACGGGTAAGGAGCTGATCGCTCAAGCCATTCACCAGAATAGTCAACGTGCACGGCAGGCTTTCGTGCCGATACACTGTGCCGCGCTCGCTGCAAATTTGCTGGAGAGCGAGCTTTTTGGGCATGAAAAGGGAGCTTATACGGGAGCGACCGAGCGGAGAATCGGGCGTTTTGAAGCGGCAGATGGCGGCACACTTTTTCTGGATGAAATCGGTGAAATCGATGCCTCTACTCAGGTCAAACTGCTCCGTTTTCTTGAAACCCGAAGCTTTGAGCGGCTAGGCAGCTCCAAGTCTGTGAGTGTGGACGTGCGTCTGGTTTGCGCGACAAATCGTAATCTTGCCGAAATGGCCAAGCGGGGAGAATTTAGAGAAGACTTGTTGTACCGGCTCAATGTCGTCACTATTCATTTGCCGCCATTGCGCGAGCGACAGGAAGACCTGCCGGTATTGCTCAATCACTATATCGATTATTTTGCCGAGGAAAACGAATTGGAGCCGCCGGAGCTGAGCGAGGGAGCGCTGCGCCTGCTGCGTGCATATCGTTGGCCGGGGAATATTCGTGAGTTGCGTAATTTTTGTGAAAACACGGTGGTGCTCAAGCGTGGCAACCAAGTGACGGAGTATGACCTCGACCCCAAATACCACAACCAAGCTGTAGCGGTGGCGATGGAGACGCCCACACTTTCCAGCAGTCCGACCTTAAGTAAGGAGGAGAATGAGAAACGCTTGCTTCGAAATGCACTAATCAAGGCTAACGGAAATCGTACTCACGCCGCCGAACTGATGGGAATTAGCCGCCGTACCTTGCATCGAAAGCTGATACAGTGGCCAGAACTTGATGTGCATAAATAA
- a CDS encoding BatD family protein, protein MHRLYLLIPLCFALLATSASAAVQVTAIFNPPRIAMGDKSQYIVEIKETDTSKLPDPERVTSLPIPQSGGLELTNGRTSTSQQTSIINGAAEYSITQQLIIDAKPPRVGKFTIPSYVFQYKGETYRVPAATLETVERPADAGPTTDELIFLKTDTPEQLYVGQTTPIQLKLYISENIRLSSLNSFDRSADGFTISELPDSQESTEIVKGRRYRVLTWPLTITPIQTGEQDLSFQFTVSANVPGQNNRRDPFGRRGLGGSLFDDLFGQTERFTVYTEPTKVDVLSLPNDGKPDSFTGAIGDFSMKVYTDRDETQTGEPIMLSVEITGNGNFDRINGPIIPQIDEWRTYAPESQFQPHSAESTLRGTKRFDYVMIPNHDGNIQIPSIAFAYFDAKNKRYTELSSPAIPIKVTPSSKQAAPPTVSNLPTNTQTITTAPPLQKELSMEDALLTLDYRPTPSKHSNSKALKDPSIWIINLSLAVILTISSLWLRHKRRLKEDSAYADQQAAKHELRAITNSAQHAKDAESFYAQAQSAIRLAITCRTHKNHRTANINELESALEKAKVAEETISQTRELFQTADAQRFAGNTAPSDLSSAKSQLERILKAI, encoded by the coding sequence ATGCATCGACTCTACTTACTGATTCCACTCTGCTTTGCACTACTCGCAACCTCTGCCTCTGCAGCGGTCCAAGTGACCGCGATCTTTAATCCACCGCGCATCGCGATGGGCGACAAGTCGCAGTACATCGTTGAAATCAAAGAAACCGACACCAGTAAGCTACCCGATCCTGAACGCGTCACCAGCCTTCCCATCCCCCAATCTGGCGGCCTCGAACTCACCAATGGCCGTACCTCCACCAGTCAACAAACCAGTATTATAAACGGTGCTGCCGAATACAGCATCACTCAGCAACTCATCATCGATGCCAAACCTCCACGCGTCGGTAAATTCACAATTCCCAGCTACGTCTTCCAATACAAAGGAGAAACCTACCGCGTCCCCGCTGCCACCCTGGAAACAGTCGAACGCCCCGCCGATGCAGGCCCCACTACCGACGAATTAATCTTTCTAAAAACCGACACTCCCGAACAGCTCTACGTCGGCCAGACCACCCCCATCCAACTAAAGCTTTATATTTCGGAAAACATAAGGCTCAGCAGCCTCAATAGTTTCGACCGTAGCGCAGACGGTTTCACGATAAGCGAACTTCCCGACAGCCAAGAAAGCACCGAAATCGTCAAAGGTCGCCGCTACCGCGTTCTCACTTGGCCGCTCACAATCACCCCCATTCAAACAGGCGAACAAGATCTCAGTTTCCAATTTACCGTATCAGCCAATGTGCCAGGCCAGAACAACCGTCGCGATCCCTTTGGTCGTCGAGGCTTAGGCGGCAGCCTATTTGACGACCTATTCGGCCAAACAGAACGCTTCACCGTTTACACCGAACCGACAAAAGTCGACGTACTCAGTTTGCCCAACGACGGGAAACCAGACAGTTTCACAGGTGCCATCGGAGACTTCAGCATGAAAGTTTATACCGACCGGGACGAAACCCAAACAGGCGAACCCATTATGCTGTCCGTGGAGATTACCGGCAATGGCAACTTCGACCGTATCAATGGCCCCATCATTCCCCAGATCGACGAATGGCGCACCTACGCTCCTGAATCGCAATTCCAACCACACTCAGCAGAGAGCACCTTACGCGGCACGAAACGTTTCGACTACGTAATGATTCCAAATCACGACGGAAACATCCAAATTCCATCAATAGCATTCGCCTATTTCGATGCGAAAAACAAACGCTACACGGAGCTCAGCTCGCCAGCGATCCCAATCAAAGTCACACCATCCAGTAAACAGGCAGCGCCCCCGACAGTCAGCAATCTTCCCACCAACACTCAAACAATCACAACAGCCCCCCCCTTACAAAAAGAACTCAGCATGGAGGATGCCCTACTCACACTCGACTATCGTCCAACACCCAGCAAACACTCAAATTCCAAAGCCCTAAAAGACCCATCCATCTGGATCATCAACCTATCCCTAGCAGTCATCCTAACAATCAGCAGCTTATGGTTACGCCATAAACGACGCCTCAAAGAAGACTCCGCTTACGCCGATCAACAAGCCGCCAAACACGAATTGCGCGCAATTACAAATTCTGCACAGCATGCTAAAGACGCCGAAAGCTTCTATGCCCAAGCCCAGAGCGCGATACGCCTGGCCATCACCTGTCGGACACATAAAAACCATCGTACCGCCAACATCAACGAACTCGAGAGCGCTCTCGAAAAAGCCAAAGTAGCCGAAGAAACAATTAGCCAAACACGCGAACTCTTCCAAACAGCCGACGCACAACGCTTCGCCGGTAATACAGCTCCCAGCGATCTCTCCAGCGCAAAATCACAACTGGAAAGGATATTGAAAGCGATATGA
- a CDS encoding MoxR family ATPase yields the protein MSQDSHAPIEDKLKSAIQWIPTLREEIGRVIVGQHYLVDRLLVGLLANGHVLLEGVPGLAKTLSIRTLATATAADFKRIQFTPDLLPADIIGTLIYSPKENTFHTRKGPIFANLILADEINRAPAKVQSALLEAMQEHQVTIGDETYPLPEPFLVLATENPIDQEGTYPLPEAQVDRFMLKLKVGYPSKADERAILDRMSSTAPNLNVNAVTTLTAISEARTLVNEVYVDPKIRDYIVDLILATRDPATYNLKLGQYIQFGASPRATISLTLAAKAWALMQGRAYVIPQDIKEIGMDVLRHRVIPSYEAEAEEITSEDLVSSIFDAVPVP from the coding sequence ATGAGCCAAGATTCACACGCACCTATAGAAGATAAACTCAAATCGGCAATCCAATGGATTCCTACACTGCGCGAAGAAATCGGACGCGTCATCGTCGGTCAGCACTACTTAGTGGATCGGCTACTGGTGGGTTTACTCGCCAATGGACACGTATTACTGGAAGGTGTGCCCGGTCTGGCCAAGACCTTAAGTATTCGTACACTCGCGACAGCGACTGCAGCCGATTTCAAACGAATCCAGTTCACACCAGACCTGCTACCAGCCGACATCATTGGCACACTCATCTACAGTCCGAAAGAAAACACTTTTCACACTCGCAAAGGCCCCATTTTTGCAAACTTAATTTTGGCTGACGAAATCAACCGCGCCCCAGCCAAGGTGCAGAGCGCCCTACTCGAAGCGATGCAGGAGCATCAAGTCACTATCGGCGATGAAACCTACCCATTGCCAGAGCCATTTCTTGTATTAGCCACAGAAAACCCGATCGACCAAGAAGGCACTTACCCACTTCCAGAAGCTCAGGTGGACCGCTTCATGCTCAAGCTCAAAGTCGGCTATCCGAGCAAAGCTGACGAACGGGCCATCCTGGATCGCATGTCCTCCACCGCACCCAATTTAAATGTCAACGCGGTCACAACCCTCACGGCAATCAGTGAAGCACGCACCCTGGTCAACGAAGTCTATGTCGACCCAAAGATTCGCGACTACATCGTCGACCTCATTCTCGCCACGCGTGATCCAGCCACATACAATCTCAAACTCGGCCAATACATCCAATTCGGAGCCAGCCCTCGCGCCACCATCAGCCTCACACTAGCCGCAAAGGCTTGGGCCCTTATGCAAGGTCGCGCATACGTCATCCCTCAAGATATCAAGGAGATCGGCATGGACGTATTGCGACACCGCGTAATCCCATCCTACGAGGCAGAAGCCGAGGAAATTACAAGCGAAGATCTCGTCAGCTCCATTTTCGACGCCGTCCCCGTGCCTTAA
- a CDS encoding tetratricopeptide repeat protein, whose translation MKFSRRIPLYLVTILASILTAQADDFTDGLEAYHESKYAESAAAFERSLEQGESAATHHNLALSLFQQGKLAQAVWQLERAVRLAPTNQTYLYKLGALRQQLGLYKLPTTWWQSAANFQPQRTWMSIASICFWIIAAALIGPRVGGFRRPILLKLSLSFAVIVLTISTAALIIQSTQQASGVIISEEPTPLHHAPASAAPEAGIARPGERARILDQHNQFLKIKTEAKLSGWIPAQAFRKL comes from the coding sequence TTGAAATTCTCTCGGCGAATTCCCCTCTATCTAGTCACAATCCTGGCCAGCATATTGACCGCTCAGGCAGACGACTTTACAGACGGCCTTGAAGCCTACCATGAATCCAAGTATGCAGAGTCGGCCGCCGCATTCGAGCGCAGCCTCGAGCAAGGCGAAAGCGCCGCAACCCACCACAACCTGGCGCTCAGCCTCTTCCAGCAAGGCAAACTCGCCCAAGCAGTCTGGCAGCTAGAACGCGCCGTCCGACTCGCCCCCACCAATCAAACCTATCTTTACAAACTCGGGGCACTACGCCAGCAGCTCGGGCTCTATAAGCTTCCCACCACCTGGTGGCAAAGCGCCGCCAATTTTCAACCTCAGCGCACATGGATGAGCATCGCATCCATATGTTTTTGGATCATCGCCGCGGCCCTCATAGGACCACGCGTCGGAGGCTTCAGGCGCCCCATCCTGCTAAAGCTTTCGCTCAGCTTCGCAGTAATCGTCCTAACAATCAGCACTGCAGCCCTCATCATTCAAAGCACCCAGCAAGCTTCCGGAGTCATCATTTCAGAAGAACCCACGCCCCTGCACCACGCTCCTGCCAGCGCAGCCCCCGAAGCAGGAATCGCCCGCCCCGGCGAACGTGCCCGCATCCTCGATCAGCACAACCAATTCTTAAAAATCAAAACCGAGGCCAAACTCAGCGGCTGGATACCAGCCCAAGCCTTCCGCAAACTTTAA
- a CDS encoding VWA domain-containing protein, with protein MSFQEPVWLTLIPILLLIFGGMLTYGFRRRDALLSRFAAGRLLEQLTEQASLSRTWIKAACILLAVVAIGVALARPQFGVEWSERKARGLDIVFVLDSSKSMLATDLRPTRLDRAKLAIIDLVERLESDRIGLVAFAGQAFLQTPPTLDYSAFRESLDAVDPSIMTSGGSDLGNAIKEAAEAFPTESNVKVVVLLTDGEDLGGHASQAATAAREDGIQIFAIGIGTPEGEYLKIRNSQGIEEFVRDAEGQPVRSQLDESTLQQIAKATGGSYSRLSNASLDQLYRSVIATLPREERESELQEIHIERFQWALSTAICLLVLEILIRRRRSAAIHASLLLLAVFVASPTESQAQSEPTDEAQALSETTLPNDARSSYNAAYEALSSGDYETAIQGYEAAIAQSDDFTLQRDALYNLGYATYQQGRGSYETGDPQTALEQIQKAEALYKSAQEIDPNDTSIQQDLEKVTAVREVIEKLIEEQKKQDPQQQDQSQDSDNSDQQNEQSPENQNSDQNQEQNQNESQQGDEQEQNKGEQSEDSKQDQQGDQSQQNEQGESGDQSSEEQQQAQNGAESEDDHSQNSASESETQESTQDPVDDIPQPAEENEATSESQQPSGMPEPSEDQTSPEAPGAASGTISEPVEGMSPEEAAALLDSLQGKETLLPFIDQSRRGRQSDLRDW; from the coding sequence ATGAGTTTCCAAGAACCAGTCTGGCTCACCCTCATACCGATCCTACTCCTCATATTCGGCGGTATGTTAACGTACGGTTTTCGACGCCGCGACGCACTACTCAGCCGCTTTGCAGCGGGCCGTCTATTGGAGCAACTCACCGAACAAGCCAGTCTAAGCCGAACCTGGATCAAAGCAGCATGTATTCTATTAGCAGTCGTCGCGATTGGGGTCGCCCTTGCTCGCCCCCAGTTTGGAGTCGAGTGGTCTGAGCGCAAGGCCCGCGGCCTCGACATCGTATTCGTGCTCGACAGTTCCAAAAGTATGCTCGCTACCGATCTGCGCCCCACTCGCCTCGATCGAGCGAAACTCGCCATCATCGATTTAGTCGAACGCCTCGAAAGTGACCGCATTGGCCTCGTCGCCTTTGCAGGACAAGCCTTTCTACAAACTCCACCCACCCTCGACTATTCCGCCTTCCGCGAAAGTCTCGACGCAGTCGACCCATCCATTATGACCAGCGGTGGAAGTGATTTAGGTAATGCCATCAAAGAAGCCGCCGAAGCCTTCCCCACGGAGAGCAATGTTAAAGTCGTCGTCCTGCTAACCGACGGCGAAGATCTGGGTGGACACGCAAGCCAAGCAGCCACAGCTGCCCGCGAAGATGGCATCCAAATTTTCGCCATTGGTATCGGCACCCCCGAAGGCGAATACCTAAAAATCCGCAATTCCCAAGGCATCGAAGAATTTGTTCGCGACGCAGAAGGTCAACCCGTACGTAGCCAACTCGACGAGAGCACCTTACAACAAATCGCAAAAGCCACCGGCGGCAGCTACAGTCGCCTCAGTAACGCATCGCTGGATCAACTCTACCGTTCCGTAATCGCAACACTACCACGCGAAGAGCGCGAATCCGAACTACAAGAGATACACATTGAACGCTTCCAATGGGCCCTCTCCACTGCGATATGCTTACTCGTATTGGAAATCCTCATACGTCGCCGACGCAGCGCAGCCATCCACGCGAGCTTACTATTACTCGCCGTATTTGTTGCTAGCCCAACAGAGTCCCAAGCGCAATCCGAGCCCACCGACGAGGCTCAAGCCCTATCAGAAACAACATTGCCAAACGACGCCCGCAGCAGCTATAACGCCGCCTACGAAGCACTCAGTTCAGGCGACTACGAAACTGCCATCCAAGGCTACGAAGCCGCAATCGCTCAGTCCGACGATTTTACACTACAACGTGATGCCCTCTACAACCTTGGCTACGCCACTTACCAACAAGGCCGTGGCAGCTACGAAACAGGCGATCCACAAACGGCCCTCGAACAAATCCAAAAGGCGGAAGCGCTTTACAAGTCAGCCCAAGAAATCGATCCCAACGACACGTCCATTCAACAAGACCTGGAGAAAGTGACAGCAGTTCGCGAAGTAATTGAGAAATTAATCGAAGAACAAAAAAAACAGGATCCACAGCAACAAGATCAATCCCAGGACTCCGACAACTCCGACCAACAAAACGAGCAATCTCCAGAGAACCAAAACTCGGATCAAAATCAGGAACAAAACCAAAACGAATCACAGCAAGGCGACGAACAGGAACAAAACAAAGGCGAACAATCGGAAGACTCCAAGCAAGACCAACAAGGGGATCAGTCGCAGCAAAATGAACAAGGGGAATCGGGGGATCAAAGCTCCGAAGAACAACAGCAAGCACAAAACGGAGCCGAAAGCGAAGACGACCATTCTCAAAACAGTGCCTCTGAAAGTGAGACACAAGAATCCACTCAGGACCCCGTCGACGACATTCCGCAACCCGCTGAGGAAAACGAAGCCACCTCCGAATCCCAGCAACCAAGCGGCATGCCTGAACCAAGCGAAGACCAGACCAGCCCAGAAGCTCCAGGCGCAGCCAGCGGCACGATCAGTGAACCCGTCGAAGGTATGAGTCCAGAAGAAGCAGCCGCGCTACTCGACTCGCTTCAAGGCAAAGAAACTCTTCTCCCATTTATCGATCAATCCCGCCGAGGGCGCCAAAGCGACCTCCGCGACTGGTAA
- a CDS encoding transposase yields MNRRRLIIPESTTAYHLICRTACQAYLFGDQEKEVFVRLLLQQARFAGIEILSYCIMSNHVHLLVRISPIESLPDRELLHRYRSYYGAEKVPQSTYSVEELQTLLRIGGPDAEVARRRVLARMGDLSAFMRELKQRFTIWYNHKHDNQGTIWASRYKSLIVENASESLAKVAAYIDLNPIRAEMVDDPKDYRWCGYAAAMAGRKAQKDAIIKLFSEEDTFSQAIANYRLILFGKGYISKGSATKDQGSISPAALEKVIADKGHVSTHELLRMRVRYFADGTAIGSKVFVEDIVHRNRAAFGLKRKKTSTALPPQIWGDLHVLRDLKRDVYTQPRTE; encoded by the coding sequence ATGAATCGCCGACGCTTGATTATCCCCGAGAGCACTACGGCTTATCACTTAATCTGCCGAACGGCTTGCCAAGCCTACCTGTTTGGGGATCAAGAAAAAGAGGTTTTTGTCCGTCTATTACTACAACAAGCGCGCTTTGCGGGGATAGAAATCTTATCCTACTGCATCATGTCGAATCATGTGCACCTGCTCGTTCGTATTTCTCCAATCGAGTCCTTGCCGGATCGAGAACTGCTACACCGCTACCGGAGTTATTATGGGGCGGAGAAGGTTCCGCAGTCGACCTATTCAGTGGAAGAACTGCAAACTCTTCTCCGAATCGGAGGGCCGGATGCCGAAGTGGCTCGCCGACGTGTTCTAGCGCGCATGGGAGACTTGTCGGCTTTTATGCGCGAACTGAAACAACGCTTTACTATCTGGTATAATCATAAGCACGACAATCAGGGCACGATCTGGGCTTCTCGCTATAAGAGCTTGATTGTGGAAAACGCCTCTGAAAGTTTGGCTAAGGTCGCGGCTTACATCGACTTAAATCCAATTAGAGCGGAAATGGTGGATGACCCCAAAGATTATCGCTGGTGCGGATATGCGGCTGCCATGGCCGGGCGTAAAGCGCAGAAGGATGCGATCATAAAACTTTTCTCCGAAGAGGACACATTCTCACAAGCCATCGCAAATTATCGCTTGATTCTATTTGGAAAGGGATACATCAGCAAAGGCTCAGCCACTAAAGACCAAGGGTCTATCTCTCCTGCAGCTTTAGAAAAGGTCATCGCCGACAAGGGACATGTTTCAACTCACGAATTACTACGGATGCGAGTGCGCTATTTTGCAGATGGCACGGCGATCGGCTCAAAGGTATTTGTTGAAGACATTGTGCATCGCAATCGAGCGGCCTTTGGCCTTAAAAGGAAGAAGACGAGCACCGCCCTCCCCCCGCAGATCTGGGGCGACTTGCATGTTTTAAGAGATCTAAAGAGGGACGTCTACACACAGCCTCGAACTGAATAG
- a CDS encoding DUF58 domain-containing protein has product MTPSDIIKKVRRLEIRTRRLVTDSVTGAYYSSFKGRGMDFEEVREYAIGDDVRTIDWNVSAKMDRPFVKVFREERELTLMLLVDLSASGIFGSVDQSKRERAAEIASVIAFSASQNNDKVGLLIYTDEVEHYLPPKKGRRHILRVIRELLFYQAKGKGTNHKAALDYLNRVQHRKCVVFLISDFLENETAPPQDRPLFTTLALTHQRHDLVSIALSDPREYELPQVGLITLEDAETGEMVEVDTSSRHVRERYREHARQRHENFKLGMRKKGLDWVEARTDEPYLPALRQLFARRASRH; this is encoded by the coding sequence GTGACTCCATCCGACATCATCAAAAAAGTCCGTCGCCTAGAAATCCGCACGCGGCGTCTAGTCACCGACTCGGTGACTGGAGCTTACTATAGCTCTTTCAAAGGCCGTGGCATGGATTTCGAAGAAGTGCGCGAATACGCGATCGGCGATGACGTGCGCACAATCGACTGGAATGTCTCGGCTAAAATGGATCGCCCTTTTGTCAAAGTCTTTCGCGAAGAACGAGAACTCACCTTAATGCTCTTGGTCGACTTGAGCGCCTCCGGTATTTTCGGCTCGGTCGATCAAAGTAAGCGCGAACGTGCCGCCGAAATCGCCAGCGTCATCGCATTCTCAGCCTCCCAAAATAATGACAAAGTCGGCCTCTTAATCTATACCGACGAAGTCGAACACTACCTTCCACCCAAAAAAGGACGGCGCCATATACTTCGCGTCATCCGAGAACTACTCTTCTACCAAGCCAAGGGTAAAGGCACGAACCACAAAGCCGCCCTCGACTACCTCAACCGAGTGCAGCACCGCAAGTGCGTCGTCTTCCTCATTTCCGATTTTTTAGAAAATGAGACCGCCCCCCCACAAGATCGCCCACTTTTCACCACCCTGGCACTCACCCATCAACGCCACGACTTAGTCAGCATCGCACTGAGCGATCCGCGTGAATATGAACTCCCCCAGGTGGGTCTCATTACTCTTGAGGACGCGGAGACTGGTGAAATGGTTGAAGTTGACACCAGTAGTCGTCACGTGCGCGAGCGCTACCGCGAACACGCTCGACAGCGACATGAAAACTTCAAACTAGGCATGCGCAAAAAGGGCCTCGACTGGGTAGAAGCCCGCACAGATGAGCCCTACCTCCCCGCCCTCCGCCAACTATTCGCCCGCCGTGCCAGCCGACATTAG